In a genomic window of Muntiacus reevesi chromosome 1, mMunRee1.1, whole genome shotgun sequence:
- the LOC136167421 gene encoding olfactory receptor 2L2-like — translation MENYNQTSTYFILLGLFPSSRIGLFLFILIVLIFLMALFGNLSMILLIFLDTQLQKPMYFLLSQLSLMDLTYISNIVPKMAYDFLFGNKSISFIACGIQSFFFLTLAGAEGLLLASMAYDRYVAICFPLHYPIKISRRVCGFMIIGSWLLGSINSCAHTIYALHIPYCRSRTINHFFCDVPAMLTLACMDTWVYEYTVFVSTTIFLLLPFTCIVFSYGRVLLAVYRMHSTEGKKKAYSTCSTHLTVVTFYSAPFAYTYLRPKSLRSPTEDKVLAVFYTILTPTLNPVIYSMRNKEVMGALRRAIQRICSVKM, via the coding sequence ATGGAAAATTATAATCAAACATCAACTTATTTCATCTTACTGGGGTTGTTCCCATCTTCAAGAATTggcctatttctttttattctcattgttctcatttttctaatGGCTCTATTTGGTAACCTCTCCATGATCCTTCTCATCTTTCTGGACACCCAACTTCAGAAACCCATGTATTTTCTACTCAGTCAGCTCTCCCTCATGGACCTGACCTACATTTCCAACATTGTACCCAAAATGGCCTACGATTTTCTATTTGGAAACAAGTCTATCTCCTTCATTGCATGTGGGATacagagcttctttttcttgactttagCAGGTGCAGAAGGATTGCTCTTGGCTTCTATGGCTTATGATCGTTATGTGGCCATTTGCTTTCCTCTTCACTATCCCATCAAAATCAGTAGAAGAGTATGTGGGTTTATGATAATAGGATCTTGGCTCCTGGGCTCAATCAACTCCTGTGCCCACACCATATATGCCCTCCATATCCCTTATTGCCGATCCAGGACCATCaatcatttcttctgtgatgtTCCAGCCATGTTGACTCTGGCCTGCATGGACACCTGGGTCTATGAGTACACAGTGTTTGTGAGCACCACCATCTTTCTTTTGTTGCCTTTCACTTGTATTGTATTTTCCTATGGCCGTGTTCTCCTTGCTGTGTATCGAATGCACTCAACAGAAGGGAAGAAGAAGGCCTATTCAACCTGCAGCACCCACCTCACTGTGGTAACTTTCTACTCTGCACCATTTGCTTACACTTATCTCCGTCCAAAATCTCTGCGTAGTCCAACAGAGGACAAGGTTCTTGCTGTCTTCTACACCATCCTTACCCCAACGCTCAACCCTGTTATCTACAGCATGAGAAACAAGGAGGTGATGGGGGCCTTGAGAAGAGCAATTCAGAGAATCTGTTCTGTGAAAATgtaa